Within the Chitinispirillales bacterium genome, the region GGAACGAAATTGAGCGATTTTTCTTGTGGTTAAAGCGTTTTCGAAAAGTGTTCACTCGTTATGACAAGTTAGATGTGGTGTTCAGCGGATTTATTTTTCTGGCAATGTGTATTGACGCCTTGTTTAGTGTGAACACAATGTAGATAAGGTTTATATTCAACAAGGATATCCACCGGAGTTTTCCCCTTGTCGGTTAGAATGGAGAGATGGCAGTGGTTCGTTTGATATTGCTCCTTTTGTCAGTTTACAATTAACAAATATTTTTGCTCTTCAAACAGAGATGCTCTTTACCAAATATGGTTACATAGGATTTGACATTGTTGAAGGTAAATTGCTGAATGGTGGCTATGTTGATTCTAACGGTGATTTTATATTAACTCCGTTAGAGGATGGATTAAGGCAAACCAGACACGCTTTAATTTTCCCAGTTTTGGCAAAATTGACTTTTCAACCGGGGAAATTTTCAATACAAACGTTTGTTGGACCTCATTTCACCGTGAATGTCGGAAATCTTGAAGAAAGAAAAGACGAAAAAGTAACATATAGAATCGGCAAAGATATTTATGGACCAAAAACCAGGCAGCCTCCGATAGGATTAACGGCAGGTGCAAATTTCGGAGTTAAATCCGGAAGCGGAACAATATTTCTTGATGCCCGATATTTTACCGACCTCGGTTATTATGGATTGGCTGATTGGTTTTCTATTCGTCGCGCGAGATTGAGTTTAACCGCAGGATATGAGTTTGCACTTAACTCAAAAAATTCTTCCAAGTATTAAAGTTTTTCGATTTTTGTTTATTCCGTTTTCAAAATAACGAAAATAGTGTGAACGCACTATAGTTATTTAGTTTCGTCCCAAATATTTTTTGCCCAACTTTTCACGAATGATATTGCGCGAGCGGATTGAAATTTTAACGGATTTACCAATTTCAGCGTTGCGGCAATCTTATTTGATTCGTCTAAAAGCAAAGTCCATTTTTTAATTGTTTTTTCGGAAGCGCCGCCCCCGTGGCACAAAAGAAGCGCGATTTCTTTGTTTCTTAACGGATATTTTTCTATAAACGATTTCATTGCGGGAGCAACCGACCAAGCCCAGCATGGGGAACCCAAAATAATTTTGTCGTAATTATCCGAATTAAAATCCAAGTCCGCAATTCCCGGAATTTTGCTAAGTTGAATTAAACTTAAAACGTATTTCATAAATCCGTTCGGAAGTTCCTTTTTGAGTTCAATCACAAACTTGTCGGCATCCAAAGTTTTCGCGATTTCGTTGCAGACAAACGCCGTGTTTCCGTCCAACGAATAATAAACAACCGCTGTTTTCATCTCATTCTCCTTTACATAATAAAAAGTAAAATAATATTTGAAAAAAACAAAAACGTATGGAATTTAACCGAAAACCGAAATTACGTTTTTATTTTATTAAAGAATTCAAAAACGATGATTTGGTAAAGCAGAAGGTAAATCCGTTTAGTAAATTCCAGAAAACCTTAACGCTAACGCCGTCAAACAATATATGAAAAGCATTGCCGCTATAACGCGTATTATAATTTCTTTTAACTTCATAAAATTCTTTTCTTGACAAAGTACTATTACATAAGATATATTTATCCTAAGGGAGAAAAACTTAAAACAAAGAAATTTAATGGAAGAATTGTTAGATGTACAAAAAGGAAATATAGACCTCCATATTCACACACGTTTTTCCGACGGAGCATTAACGCCCGAAGAAGTACTTTTAGTTGCAAAGAAAAAAGGTTTGTCGGCTATTTCCATTACCGACCACGATGCTGTAGGAGCATATCCTTATGTAATTGAAAAAGGGAAAGAATCGGAGATAGAGGTTATACCCGGAGTAGAATTAAGTTGTGGAGTCGACAATAACGACATTCATATCTTGGCGTATTTTTTTGATTACGAAAATAAAAAATTATTGCAAACGCTTGAAGAAATGCGGGCGGCAAGGTTTACGCGGGCTAAAAAAATAGTTAAAAATCT harbors:
- a CDS encoding outer membrane beta-barrel protein: MAPFVSLQLTNIFALQTEMLFTKYGYIGFDIVEGKLLNGGYVDSNGDFILTPLEDGLRQTRHALIFPVLAKLTFQPGKFSIQTFVGPHFTVNVGNLEERKDEKVTYRIGKDIYGPKTRQPPIGLTAGANFGVKSGSGTIFLDARYFTDLGYYGLADWFSIRRARLSLTAGYEFALNSKNSSKY
- a CDS encoding NAD(P)H-dependent oxidoreductase translates to MKTAVVYYSLDGNTAFVCNEIAKTLDADKFVIELKKELPNGFMKYVLSLIQLSKIPGIADLDFNSDNYDKIILGSPCWAWSVAPAMKSFIEKYPLRNKEIALLLCHGGGASEKTIKKWTLLLDESNKIAATLKLVNPLKFQSARAISFVKSWAKNIWDETK
- a CDS encoding IS5/IS1182 family transposase, which encodes NEIERFFLWLKRFRKVFTRYDKLDVVFSGFIFLAMCIDALFSVNTM